TGCACACACAACTTGGTTTTGAGTCCtaatttacacacacacacacacacaaaacaacaaaaaggaaccaaatgtatatgtattaaaaTGCAAGTAAAaagaaagttttcaaaaattttttcgaaaactaTTTTTCCTCTCCTTGATATTTGCATGCTAGTggtaagaaataaaataacaaaaaggaaaaaaaagatttcactttgctttggttttctttagttcttttagccaatatttcttgagtTGTTTGTTTGGACATGGCAACAACAGTTTGTACAACGTGCAACATGccatttgattaatttttgttgaattagTTTGGGGGTAGCTGCATTTTCAACATTTAgttagtttatttaaattctaGTTCATTTTGGAAATAGATTTAGAGTGAGAGTGGAGTGCGGCTAGATAGGCTGAGGGAGAGGCTGAGGCGCAGGCAAGCACATTACGAAATTCATGCATTTGTAttggtatatttttttattttgtttttttttttttgtttgtttgttttcatgGCTCACCTAGAGCTGGGGCCGGTATGGCACCATCTTTGGTCAGTACAACTATGTGGTTTGGGTTGGTGGTTGATTtgagataaataaatatataaaaaaaaaaacaatattgaatgagcaatcatcatcatcatcatcattatcaaaaatcattattattaattgttCATTGTAATCGAAGATAACACACATTATAACTTAAATCACAAATTAGtagaataaaaaataaattattagcttatttagttttagtttgcTTTAGTTATgatgtttgtttttggtttttttccgttttttttctttgttttttggtttggcaGTTTGGCAAAACTTCTATTAATTGTTAGATTGCTTTACTTGGCACCTTGGCATACATAGGAGAATACTTAGTATATAAAACAATGCAACGCAAAGCAACGAACGAGAGTGtttcttcttcctcttctttttttgtggggCGGCAGGAAGGGGGAGTAAATGAACTAACCATGTGATGGGAGTATGTGTGAACTGGTGGTGCTAATGGGTGTGGGTGGTGGTTagaaaagaaacattttcattagATGAAACGTTCGCTTGGCAactcaaattttttgttttgtttcacttttcttgtgaTTTTTCTTAgttgtgtttttgttgcttctttttttggtttgttgtttttgtgtttctatTTTGTTGGTTGATGTGAAAAGTTAAACAAAACTTTAAagaaacaacagcagcagcaacaacaacaacaacatggacAAGAAGAAaaggaacagcagcagcaatggcCAGTCAAATGTTATGGcagttttttgttaaagttttattgtactgctgttgttgctgttgctgttgctgctaatGTTGTtagtgttgctgctgttggtgctttTGTTGCCGCCGTTGCAAGGCGTAATTGCATTTCTTTGTTCAACACTTAAACTTGTTTCGTTACATAGCCTAAACTTAACTTTTATATATCTAGGGGTAAATGTATGAGAGTGTGTATGaggtgtgtgagtgtgtgtgtgtgtgtgttttatatgTATTGGGGCATATGGAGGTGAGTGTGAATTGTGTTAGAATAACTTACCATTGGGTACTGCTGTCACTTTTTTGGTTTGTACACGTGCAGTGGCATTATTCACCttcacattttgttgtttgttggttattgATAACgagaattcaaaaatttgcaGCGCGATTGTGGTTGGTGGTGGTTGATTGATTGGTTGTTTggtggtttttattttattggtGATGGagataattttatttttttggatttatataaagatatatTAGGTCGCATATAGAGAGAAAAATAGAGAGAAATAATGgcagagaaagaaagagaggatatatattaaacgttagtaaacaattatgcaaatattttttaatttttcttttcaatgtgtatgtatatgtgtaaatgtgtgtgtgtgagtatgtttgtgagtgtgtgtgagtgctaAATGTGATCATGTGTAGGATTTTGAACAGAAAGTGCAAccgaaaatttattaaaacatGTTTAAATAGGGTAATCGTCATTTCATTCTCATTTCTTTACTTTATTGTTTGATTTTCTGGTATCGAAAAAcatttagttagttagtttagtACGCATTTATGTTGGCATTCATATTATCGATAAACAATTTCGAAAATATTTCCACACATAACAAAATCAAAGTCAAAAATTTGTACTTAGTAAAGTTTTTTGGTAATCAGGACATCAAAATAAAATCTATCGTTTTCTGGgttcttttaaaatttcgtttttcattttaatttattcttGTGAAAACATATTGAAAGCCAAATACCGGAAATCAGTGAATTTTATAGTCTTATTTGAACAGTTTCGGTTGCATTTCCTGAATGATTTTTCCATTTGAATTGAATGTTTgccttttatttgctttggtttggaatgtttttgttttttggtttcctttggcattaattttttgttcgaACGGTATTccgaaacaaaataaacaaaaaagaaaaaaaaaaatttggtcGACGAAAACTGTTGACCATGGCTTAATTAGAGAGCCGATTTCCGTATGAATTTACTTTGAATGATGCTGCCTTTTGTGTGGCTTTAGTTAATTTGTTTAACCAGCTCTCCGGTTCACTCGTTGCACACGAGTTGAGTTCAGTTGAGTTGGGTTCTGTTCAATCAGTATGAACTATACTTTGCACATTTTCAGCATATTTTAAATGCCAATTATTTGCGGCTGACCATTGAACATTAATGAAAACTGAATCCGGAGAGTGAGAGCGAGAAAACGCAAACGTAAGAAAGAAACGattgtaattaattttttttttttcattttttaatgaaaggcaaataaaatgcgcgcataatttaaaaatcaatCAGAGTATAAAGAGTATATGATTAAAAATCACGAGTAATCGAAAATTATTATGAAAAAGGACAATTTTAAATAAGCAAATGGCAAATGGTTGTCTTTAAGTGTGTAtgcatgtttgtgtgtgtggtgtgtgtctgtgtgtgtgtgtgtgtgtatagagttatatatatatatatatgattttGGCATGCACCCACCTCGATTTTGCGTCCCTCAACCACGGTGCCGTGTAGACGTTCGCGTGCTCGTTCTGCATCGTTGCTGTTAGCGAATGTTACAAAACCGAATCCCTGGCAATCGCAATCAAAACATGCAATTAAAGAAACATTTAGAGTAGGTTTATACTTATGAATATagataaatataataaatttctgtatatataaaattaaaaggaACAGAGAGGAGAGGatgagaggaagagagagtgagagaaagagttttcttttctattgtaTAAAAGCTACATCGACATGGCGGCCAAGGACATGCTTTCCATTTGTTCTCTCTTtagtattttaattttatttttttggcagATATTTGGGGTGAGCTATAAAGGACGAGGACAACAAGgacaacgacgacgaggaCGACAACGAGGACAACAACATGCACGTGCTTTTTAGCCTAGACTTTCAGGCCAACGCCTGCCGCTCCGTTTATGCTTCCTCCATGCCACGCCTCTGCCCACATGCCCAATCCCCCCGCCATCCATTTATCTATTGAAAAAGGTGTTGGCAATCTAAATTATGCACAATTTTCTTAAAGATGACAGCAGCAGAAGGACAGCAGCAGGCATGTAGGAGCAGTCATGACGCCCgtaactatgcaattatttttgtattctccACTCTTCAGACATTCTTTATCTCTAGTTGAATGAATAATGTGCCACCATCATTTGAGTTTGAGTTGCTCCGGCAACATGGAATGGATAAAATGGACAAAAGCATCAGCATAGCTCATCTCAACACACCGGCACTTGCTTTGAGTATGCTTCGAGTgcataatttaaatgaattgtgcgacaattaaatgcaaaatgtCTAACACAATTCAAGGAACAGGCAGGCGGCGGGGTCTAAGCGACatcagcagcggcagcagcaggcaTCAAATAGGATGAATagttttattcaaaaatgCTTTTGGGGGTATCTTGTGTCTGGAGAGGGGGGCCGGGGCAGGGGAGGGGGAGAGTATAATAAAAGCAAACTTACCTTGCTGCCACGTTCATTGAATATTATTTCCACATCCAGAATGGTACCAAATTGCTGAAAGTTAGATTAGAAAATAAATGAGAATGCAATGGCAATAATAATTCAACTTTTATATTCACCCCAAACATGGCACGCAGATCTGGATCTCTGAAGCGAAATGGTATATTGGAGACATGCAGACGTTTTGGCTGATGTTTGGCATCCAAGGAGGCAGCGGCCGCCACAGCTGCGGCCACCGATGACACCGGCTGAGCCGGGACTAGAGCACTGGTCAGACTAGTGGCCACATTGGGTGATTGCACTGAAGCGGTCATAATGCCGCTAgccgctgcagctgctgcaTTAAGATGGGCAATCACTTGTGATGTACTTGCTGGCACCATAGCTCCACCAGCACCACCGCCGTTCCCGCCGGGTCCACCAGCTCCCCCTGTACCGGCactggctgctgctgctgctgctgcagctgcggCAACAGCTGCTGCTTGTGCGGCGACGGCTGCTTGTGCTGCACCATTGGCACTACTATCCAATCCAGCTGTGGGCAAGAGACCAACTCCACTACTGCTGGTCGCAGCCAAGGCTCCAGTGGCTATAGAGCTGGCTGTAACTGATGTTGCTGCCCCTGCTGTTGGTGGACTGCTGCATATGTTGAGTGTCgactgttgttgctgctgttgttgttgctgttgctgctgctgctggacaGCGGGCGGCGTTTGCAACAAGGGCTCACCGCTGGCTATGGGCGATGTGTTGCCAGAGATGTTGCCATCATTTGCACTGCCATTAAGTGTGGCTATATTGGCGGCGGTTGCTGTGGATTGCGATGCGGTTACACTGGACGGTGCTGAGCTGCTGATTGGTGAACTGGGTGAATTACCACCGATGCTACTGCCACTACCGCCGCCTCCGCCGCCgcctccacctcctcctccaccgccgccgccaacGGCATTTGGTTGGCTTGAGTTCTGTTGTGAATCCGCCGCTGCCTCACTGGCAATCAATACTGTGGACTGTGGAAAGAGAAATGagaaaaatacacaaaaatcaTTTAGTTAAAAGttgttatataaaataatattaaaacagTTTCCTATAAAACTGATCTAGGAATGGGGTACGATATACATAGCTAAAGTCTGTTGAACTATTTCTGACCATTTTTAACAGTTTGACTGTTTAATTACTCTTACAATATTAGGGCTactgtttgtttatttcttgTATATTTTCTTAAAGTAGActcaaatttaatttcctaagaaataatttatttaaatttttgtcagTTTCATTTCTCTCCATTTGCACACGCGAACgagtaaaaatatttcaaatgatAATTAACAAATACTAACTGGGCAACAAATTGTGAGAAATGTTACTAATTACAAGTAGTGATGGCACGATTAGTAaatcaataatcgattattttgcCCAAGCTTATGATTAATTTACATCAGTTAATCAAATCATTAACCGCGATTAATGGCTCGAATAATTCCCGTTtctaattgattttaaatgaCATTTATTTTacactttaattttaaaatatttaaaattatctaaatcgaatttttttcaaattattataattaataatcgAGCAATTTCGATTAATCATAAGCTGGTTATTGATGTTCGTTTGCCATCACTAAATTGCAAGTCGAACAAAATGTAACATTGTCTTAGTCTTTTAGATaggtatgtgtatatataattgtttGATCTCGATCAATATTTCCTCACTTTAAGAAGGATTTATTTTCCTCTTGATTTTCATACTGTATTCTTGTTTGAGCAGTTATGAGTTTGAATAACTATATAGCTATATaactatttatatttatattagaTTTGGTTTACTACTTGAGCTTTAAATAAGAATTTCAAATACAGCGAAATGTATTTTTCGCAattgtttggtttgtttgctagctggtgttgttgttgttgtggttttttGGTTCTGCTGCTGCCTTTTGCAGTGCATGGCAAATCGAATGCGAACAAGTGCCgcaataaataaacaattgaaatgaaaatacaattttcaaGTGGTTTACAGTCATACACGCATATTTCGTTCTATCCCCCTACTCCTCTTCCGGTGagtgtgtacatacatacaaacatacatatgtgtgtgtgacccaataaaaaaaaagaaaatgttgcaGATCGAAAAGttttcatacacacacaacgAATGGGAGATAACAATATACCAATACATTGACATATGCACGTGTTCGTGTTCCTGCCTCTGTGGCGCTGcgtgtgtctgtctgtgtttgtgtgtgtgtgtgtgtgtgagtgtgagccACTAACTTCTGTTGTCTTATGCAATAAAACTGTCGCAGTCGGCACAACTGTTGCAATAACCCAATCCTCGAATCCTCGAATCCCCACTGTCTGCTAAAATGCAATGGAATCCCAGAGCCAATGACAATGACAGCCCTGCGGAAATGTTTGCATTTGTATTTTTGCATTATTAAAACAGAAAATGCAGTGTGGCATGCCACTTGTATTGCATTGTTGCcattgcacacacacagacacacacactaacatctagagagagagagagggagagattCACACATATgcataatataatataaaaattgtcAATTTACGCTTGGGCAAATCAAATGCGTTGacaatgccaaaaaaaaaaagaaaaataaaaacagtaAACACGACAACGATGACTACAATTACAATAGCTTAGGCATGGTTGATATTTGGGCGGGGGAAAAGCCCCATAAAATAGGCTATAGAAATAAACGCTTAACTTAATTTGTCGCCTCCATTGTTGACACATAAATCTAAACCAAAAAATTTCTCTTTTCCATGACAATTTTTTCCCATTTGCCTTGCATGTTTACCGAACATTTTCCAGCCCAAGTGAAATGGCGTGAAAAactttttcctctttttttttttgttctttttgtatttgtccatATAAATGGCTAACGGCTAACTCTATGGGCTGCGGGTTTCGAATTGCTGCAGGCTCTGGATAGGTGAGGGGCTTAGGAGTATGgtaatttttatgttttttttttttttttgggtttgggttACTTTGTGTAAATGACATTTAACGCTTTTAAGTTTATAAAAATGCTTCTTTCATTtcaggttttttttgttttttttttgtattgtatttttGGGATTCGTAAACGCGATAGACGACACGCGACACTCTTGTGACCTAACTTGGCCATATTTTGATTTGGcatcaaaaacatttttgcataaatttgctgaaccatttttttgttgttgttgttgttttgcctttttgaATTTCGTAACAACAAGAGAGCATGCAAAACAGTAGCGGCATTTCATTTTGCCCTAAATGTTTTGATTCCAATGTAAGAGGTGTTGGCATTTCGTTAggaatttgttttcttttttcatcttttttttcgcatacaattaaaaacttaaacatAACTTAGAAATTAGCGATTGCAAAGTATCCTTTAAGTTTTAATGAATCTATGATACATTGTCTTTAATGACTttgcaaatcaattttttatgccctttttttttaaagtaacTTTTGAttgttatttaaaataatGCTATAGAAGGTCATTAAATATCGGTAAAATTCGTTGATGTGAGGAGACAATTATTAAGAAGAACTTTATAAGAAAATCTTTAAATTAATGACATACGATAAATATTTAACCAATACCGATTATATTAGGGTTTAGTTATCGCATAATGGAATATAGATGCATTTTCTCTTAATAAGTTTCAGTTGGAATCCAATTGGATTATCCTATCAATTATACGAAACGAAAtgtacaaaacaaaaaaaatggaaagcagaaactgaaaaaactttttgacaataataaattttattctGTATACTGGCTATCAGAGTGGCTTAACTCTATACCCAAAATGCGCCTAATGAAGACAAGACAATTCAGGGAAACGGAAGAGAAGAGCTTAAGGGGAAGGCAAAAACctaacaaaaccaaaaacagaaACCAAGACCGAAACCGAGACCAAACTCCGGCACGTAAATTTCAATTGTATGCAAGAGCCAGAGCttgagttttcttttcttattttttaacattttttttgttttggggtTTCCTTGAGATTTTTGCTGGCcgttttgccatttttttccGGGGggtgctgtttttttttcggtgttctcattttttgtttgtttgcttgccattttattttattataatttttgcatttggttttctttttctattctTTTGGCCAAACTCACTATGCTAAGCACATTTTGGGGGGGTTGTGATGATTGCTGTggtggttgctgttgttgttgctgctgctgctgcacttgCTCCATGGCATAGCCATTTGTCAGAGATGCCTGCGTGACCAGCGTTGTTccagttgctgttgttgtcgtcgttaTTGTGGAGGATGCTATGGCGGTTCCATTGtactgttgttgctgttgatgctgatgctgttgtgtctgtgtttgtgttgACAGATTTGTCTGTGATAAATTTTCAGATAACAACAAGGATTTGCGTTTTAGTTGGcattgtgtatgtgtgtgtgtgtgtgtgtgtgtgtatgtttaagaaaaagagatagttagatagatagagagagagagagatagagtgaaagagagaaagaagggCGGCTAAGACCAGCCAGTCAGACAGACGAGACAGTCAGACAGATAGATGCAGGCAGGCAAGGCACAGGCAGGCgaccaacaccaacaatatAATTGCATTAAATGGAGTGTTTTCTTACATATATGTTTgcatgtaggtatatatactttgaatatatatatatgtatatagactGATTCAACTGGTTTTACAGTGAGTTTAGTTTGCTTGAAACATGCCTCAAATACAGTTAACATATTTTCTTTGATTATAGAGAGAGTAGTAAGTAAGtttattatttcaattaatAATGCAAAAAAGTTTTccgtttatttgttttaatttatgaaaattaaaactatCTTAGGATttacgcaaaaaaaaaaaaaaataacaacacaaaaaccaaaggaTATCAAATTCATTACCAAAGTGAGTCAGTCTCTCGTTTACATAATCATTATATCATTATTAATCTTATATAATAAACTATCAAATACAAggatttaaatacattttatttaaaactatatatgtataaagtatataagatggttgtttttttgtttattgttcattGCCATCATATTTGTTACATTCATCATAGTGatttatgttagtttttttttttttgttttgttttagaaGTTGGTGAAGGATTTAGGAATTCAGGAGTTTCTATAATTATTAAGTGACTTGATTGGGAATGGACGTCGGATTGAGCAAgatatttaaaatgaaagaaaaatagTATTAATATCATGCTGCCAGTCCCTTCTGGACACGTGTCGTATGTGTAATAATTTAAACATTCACCAAATAACCAATTCcaaaaatgaacaaatttcaagaaggagaaaaaaacaagttaAAATGGTAGTAGTATAAAGGATAATCCCTACTATACCATCTACACTATGGTATACGgatgtatttatataaattatctatgtatgtatgtagggcATATGCtaggaaatttatatttcaccatttgcgatgttatcctttagttttttattaGTCGCCAATGTATAAAAATCTGCTGTTTCTTTCCATTCTTGTCTCAGTCATTGAAACTCATCATGAAAGTTAAACAAACTCTTATGTAGATCATCTGTGTGACTTTTACAGCTACAAAAAATAATTCTGGCCAAAATTTTCTCATTTtaataaagttaattaaaacaaaaattaccccaaaatgtatgttttattgGATTTAACCAACCATTAAACGTGCTTAACCTACATTTATTAGGATATTAGTGCCGTCTACTTGAAAACGAGATATCAACAAGTCACTGCAACACAATCCACCAAATTatctatataaaatatattgtttCTGTTAACTTTGACTATAGATTACACCCCATCACCAAGATGCAATTATCAAGTAAATTTGGATTATTGTGGCAAGCAATATGAATTCGAGGGCTGCTCTGTATATTTCGGGAATagtaaataagaaaaaaattatggCTTGATTGATCGAAAATAATGATCAAGAAATTTTGGCAGTCGTTTGAGCCATTGGTCGATGCAAGACGTGGTTTTTTAAACACGTTAACTGCTTTTCTGCCTTTTTCTTTGATGTGATGGAATAAGAAGAAGTCATTATGTGACGTGTTAGGACTATAGGGGGAATGAGTTATCAACTCGATATTTTGACTGCTTAGAAATTCGCCTGTTCACCGAAATGGGTGAGAAATCGCATTGTCATGATGCAGAATGATTTTCTAGTCCTACGTTACTCTAGAGGAATATTAGCCAATTAGCATTATGTCCCGAAGTAACAGTCGACCATTTGCTTTGTGGTTGATTGCTGTTTAATCTACGGCTCATAACCATAAATCCATGATTTATCACTTGCCCCGTTTAAATAAACGCCTTTTGAAGCACCACATTTGGTCTTTTCGACAAACAGTTATGGAGTATCTAACGTAAAACAAAGAACTAAGTTTAACGACATGTTCGGTAGTGGAATTAACCACGTTGAAAGTTGTGAAAAATAATCCAGGCAAACTCCTTTCGACAGATTTCCATCGTaatgccaaacaaaacaaacaaaaatgtcaGTTTATTATGGCATTTTCAAATTAGTATTGGCCAATTCCCAAAATATACCTAGCAGCTTACGCGTAAAgccaattttatttcaatatacAATATTAATTGCATTCAATATTTTGTATACATACAATGTTTTGCTCTAACATGCATGGAATTTCTTGAAGTAATTTATATCTGTGTTAAATGTTTATCAATTGTCTGCTGTCATTTACAATTGGACAATGCCCTTTTATCTGAATCGAATTTGGCAGCATGCGTTTAGATTTCGGCTAGTTAGTTCgttttgtttattgtgttCCAAATGCATGATTTATATTCTATGCAACTATATCATGTGCATATTGACATTAAATGGAACTACTGGACAATTTGTTTGTCCGAGGTTGCTGTCCAATTAAAATTGATAAGagttggtttcttttttgttttatttaacattttacGCATGTAATTGAAAGTGTGTGGTAATATCGAAATTTCATTAAATCCTAATCTAACATTTTATCAATGCTAACGATGTGGCTGCTTTACAAATACAATAGTTACACAAGGCTAAACAAATATGCATTATTATAGGTATGTTGCTAGATAGAAGAGTATCATATTTCGCTTAAAATATTGATTATATAAAAGTATaggatacatatatataattttatatacatatatgtatataatatatagtatgtatttgtatttatgcATCTATAAAATTTGCTTCAAAAATTTTGCTGCAGGCAGCCATcaaccaccaccaacaacaacaaacagcaaccataaatttcataaaatgtGTGTGAGCGATGACTTTTATACAAAACGTGTGTAAGTTAAATAAGTTaaatatacctacatatatatatatatatatatatataggtggATATATtccatatataaatatatacattggtaatgtattaaatttaagtttgaGTATTTTCAAAGTttaactacatccatacaatCAACTAAGGCAAACAAGTAACAAAAGAGAGCGCCATGGCAATATTTATggcaaataattaaatatttgattatttattACACCTGCAAGGCAAAAGTTCACTTAAAACTAAATGCAaacagcagtagcagcagaggcagcaacaacaaccagtaaattacccaaaaaaacaacaacaaaaaaaaaaacaaaatattaaatgttacACAAAAGCTTAgctggacaaaaaaaaaaacaaacgtcAAGCGCTCATCTGTTAAATTATTCAAATGCACGAATCAATTTTCATAAGCAAATACAGTGGCAAaccaaaatacataaatacgagtaaatacacacacacacacacactcacctactactacaaaaaaaaactcccaAGTGAAGCCAAATGCAAAAATCTAcactaaaagaaaatatataagttAAACGATCGTGTCGTTCCCATTCAATGGCAAATTTTCGGAGACTTTGATTATGGAAATTTCAAGAGATGAACTAAGTAGTTTAAAGaagttttctatttctttattaAGACAGCTTCGATCGGTGAAAATTCTGTTCCAATTGACCAAAGAGCCGGCTAACTTCAacttaatttaaaaagaaactaTTTCAAAACTATAACATACAAGTTTACATGGAATTAATTAAGGATccaaaaactaataaattttattcaaaatctAACCATTATCAATTATGCAACTTAGGATAACTTTCCAATGAAACATACATAAGTTATATAAAGGTAATTTTTTTAACTACTATGACTATCGGTAATATTGGAATTTAGTCCtaataaaaattcttttt
The sequence above is a segment of the Drosophila willistoni isolate 14030-0811.24 chromosome XR unlocalized genomic scaffold, UCI_dwil_1.1 Seg143, whole genome shotgun sequence genome. Coding sequences within it:
- the LOC6646383 gene encoding homeotic protein female sterile isoform X11; the encoded protein is MYYPHMVQAGVAPFPGAPAGYAAATGPVAAAAAAAAAAQQAGAAAAAAGAPTAADSLSLAVAAAAAKAEQQPVTQLKAAGEAAGGGGANNSTVGTPGTAGGAGAGAGGVVVGGGGAVSAAGGSGPTSASVVATSNVSDGGLYMQQKKTNLSTQTQTQQHQHQQQQQYNGTAIASSTITTTTTATGTTLVTQASLTNGYAMEQVQQQQQQQQQPPQQSSQPPQNVLSISTVLIASEAAADSQQNSSQPNAVGGGGGGGGGGGGGGGGSGSSIGGNSPSSPISSSAPSSVTASQSTATAANIATLNGSANDGNISGNTSPIASGEPLLQTPPAVQQQQQQQQQQQQQQSTLNICSSPPTAGAATSVTASSIATGALAATSSSGVGLLPTAGLDSSANGAAQAAVAAQAAAVAAAAAAAAAASAGTGGAGGPGGNGGGAGGAMVPASTSQVIAHLNAAAAAASGIMTASVQSPNVATSLTSALVPAQPVSSVAAAVAAAASLDAKHQPKRLHVSNIPFRFRDPDLRAMFGQFGTILDVEIIFNERGSKGFGFVTFANSNDAERARERLHGTVVEGRKIEVNNATARVQTKKVTAVPNVCVQWPEGYRLPVAAAWPFLGGPVGAGGPTLTPVPVPMPMPMSCAMPMPTQTQTAANSTANTAAVAAAAAAAAHAATTPIVLAPRPPTHNNSMPTATAAPTAATTRRSVYYDPFLAAAATADPNLRFQATAPLLKTPLSQAQQQAYATAATTYTAVAARAAYGAAAAAAAQPALAGYATVAGYAREYADPYLGHGIGPVPGYGATMYRGGFNRFTPY
- the LOC6646383 gene encoding AF4/FMR2 family member lilli isoform X9, whose product is MYYPHMVQAGVAPFPGAPAGYAAATGPVAAAAAAAAAAQQAGAAAAAAGAPTAADSLSLAVAAAAAKAEQQPVTQLKAAGEAAGGGGANNSTVGTPGTAGGAGAGAGGVVVGGGGAVSAAGGSGPTSASVVATSNVSDGGLYMQQKKTNLSTQTQTQQHQHQQQQQYNGTAIASSTITTTTTATGTTLVTQASLTNGYAMEQVQQQQQQQQQPPQQSSQPPQNVLSISTVLIASEAAADSQQNSSQPNAVGGGGGGGGGGGGGGGGSGSSIGGNSPSSPISSSAPSSVTASQSTATAANIATLNGSANDGNISGNTSPIASGEPLLQTPPAVQQQQQQQQQQQQQQSTLNICSSPPTAGAATSVTASSIATGALAATSSSGVGLLPTAGLDSSANGAAQAAVAAQAAAVAAAAAAAAAASAGTGGAGGPGGNGGGAGGAMVPASTSQVIAHLNAAAAAASGIMTASVQSPNVATSLTSALVPAQPVSSVAAAVAAAASLDAKHQPKRLHVSNIPFRFRDPDLRAMFGQFGTILDVEIIFNERGSKGFGFVTFANSNDAERARERLHGTVVEGRKIEVNNATARVQTKKVTAVPNVCVQWPEGYRLPVAAAWPFLGGPVGAGGPTLTPVPVPMPMPMSCAMPMPTQTQTAANSTANTAAVAAAAAAAAHAATTPIVLAPRPPTHNNSMPTATAAPTAATTRRSVYYDPFLAAAATADPNLRFQAAKPVTEVPATQPAAILNRRTVTTLNSTPHTINRIPVPQNVLATAPLLKTPLSQAQQQAYATAATTYTAVAARAAYGAAAAAAAQPALAGYATVAGYAREYADPYLGHGIGPVPGYGATMYRGGFNRFTPY
- the LOC6646383 gene encoding elastin isoform X13, with protein sequence MYYPHMVQAGVAPFPGAPAGYAAATGPVAAAAAAAAAAQQAGAAAAAAGAPTAADSLSLAVAAAAAKAEQQPVTQLKAAGEAAGGGGANNSTVGTPGTAGGAGAGAGGVVVGGGGAVSAAGGSGPTSASVVATSNVSDGGLYMQQKKTNLSTQTQTQQHQHQQQQQYNGTAIASSTITTTTTATGTTLVTQASLTNGYAMEQVQQQQQQQQQPPQQSSQPPQNVLSISTVLIASEAAADSQQNSSQPNAVGGGGGGGGGGGGGGGGSGSSIGGNSPSSPISSSAPSSVTASQSTATAANIATLNGSANDGNISGNTSPIASGEPLLQTPPAVQQQQQQQQQQQQQQSTLNICSSPPTAGAATSVTASSIATGALAATSSSGVGLLPTAGLDSSANGAAQAAVAAQAAAVAAAAAAAAAASAGTGGAGGPGGNGGGAGGAMVPASTSQVIAHLNAAAAAASGIMTASVQSPNVATSLTSALVPAQPVSSVAAAVAAAASLDAKHQPKRLHVSNIPFRFRDPDLRAMFGQFGTILDVEIIFNERGSKGFGFVTFANSNDAERARERLHGTVVEGRKIEVNNATARVQTKKVTAVPNVCVQWPEVYTMIPS